A region of Flocculibacter collagenilyticus DNA encodes the following proteins:
- a CDS encoding tetratricopeptide repeat-containing diguanylate cyclase has translation MLKKTPVTILILLSVMSQLIVLNLHAESPALTNKISDVKKLVQKNPEEAIRKAKALNAAKSDSDSDKILLLNIIAEGLMRTGKLEEAMEYAEKSMLLQEVIENKIHILDTYRLIAEIHSLQGAYERVIEISLKGVDQAESTKQFNHLRDFYHEIGIAYFRLSNLESAEKYFNKGYQVSLEHHLTSRRASSLVALAIINREKKQWDQSLAYYDEALNIYQEANNESGMASVYNNIGVIYEDKQEYENMLSSLQQALAIYERLNARDNITIGLLNVGNAYRLLKQYDSALNYLESAKQRAIENNSKLILSNIYEELTNLHINKNDYQTAFEYHIKQDEIINELESVEAKKLAKEMDEKYESAIKERRIQLLEKEKQNDQYLLILISAVCVFILITLVLMLSRNKDKQRFLNEITEKNRKLEILSTTDPLTELPNRRVVFDAINAEIARCNRYGQPFTIIIFDVDHFKKVNDKYGHNGGDIVLKRIANLITQNIRENDLFGRWGGEEFLLVLASTTQSSAMIVAEKLRGLIEAMQIEYEEHTIRITATMGVCEYQLGVKIEDMINTADLCLYEGKEQGRNRVVPAKKL, from the coding sequence GTACAAAAAAATCCAGAAGAGGCGATAAGAAAAGCGAAGGCGCTTAATGCCGCGAAATCAGACTCTGACAGCGATAAGATTTTGTTATTAAATATTATCGCTGAAGGTTTAATGCGCACAGGGAAGCTAGAAGAAGCAATGGAATATGCTGAAAAATCGATGCTACTTCAAGAGGTGATAGAGAACAAAATACATATTTTAGACACCTACCGTTTAATCGCCGAAATACATAGCTTACAAGGTGCTTATGAGCGTGTCATTGAGATCAGTCTCAAAGGTGTAGATCAGGCAGAGTCGACCAAGCAGTTTAACCATCTTAGAGACTTTTACCACGAAATAGGCATCGCATACTTTCGGCTTAGCAACCTTGAAAGTGCTGAAAAATACTTTAATAAAGGCTATCAAGTGAGTCTTGAGCACCACTTAACCAGTCGTCGAGCTAGCTCATTGGTTGCGCTAGCTATTATTAATAGAGAAAAAAAGCAATGGGATCAGTCCCTTGCATACTATGATGAAGCGCTGAATATCTATCAAGAAGCGAATAACGAAAGTGGTATGGCTTCAGTTTATAACAACATAGGTGTTATTTATGAAGATAAGCAAGAATACGAAAATATGCTTTCAAGCCTTCAGCAGGCACTCGCAATTTATGAGCGCTTAAATGCAAGAGACAATATTACGATTGGGTTGCTTAATGTGGGTAACGCTTATCGCCTTTTAAAGCAATATGATAGCGCGCTAAACTACCTTGAAAGCGCTAAACAACGGGCGATTGAAAATAACTCCAAGCTAATATTAAGCAATATTTATGAAGAGCTTACAAACCTTCACATCAACAAAAATGATTATCAAACTGCGTTTGAATACCATATTAAACAAGATGAAATTATCAATGAGCTAGAAAGTGTAGAGGCGAAAAAACTAGCTAAAGAAATGGACGAGAAATATGAGTCAGCCATCAAAGAGCGCCGCATCCAGTTACTTGAAAAAGAAAAACAAAATGACCAATACCTACTCATTCTTATTAGTGCGGTATGCGTTTTCATCTTGATTACCTTAGTGCTGATGTTAAGTCGAAACAAAGACAAGCAACGTTTCCTAAATGAAATTACAGAAAAAAATCGCAAGTTGGAAATTTTGTCAACAACCGATCCGTTAACAGAGTTGCCCAATCGCCGAGTCGTATTTGATGCTATTAACGCCGAGATTGCTCGTTGTAACCGATATGGACAACCCTTTACCATCATTATTTTTGATGTTGACCACTTTAAAAAAGTGAACGATAAATACGGACACAATGGCGGCGATATTGTATTAAAAAGAATCGCGAATCTGATCACGCAAAATATACGAGAAAACGATCTATTCGGCCGATGGGGCGGGGAAGAGTTTTTATTAGTACTGGCAAGTACTACTCAATCAAGCGCCATGATTGTTGCTGAAAAACTTCGCGGATTAATTGAAGCGATGCAAATTGAATATGAAGAGCACACAATTCGTATTACAGCAACAATGGGGGTTTGTGAGTATCAGCTAGGAGTAAAAATTGAAGACATGATCAACACTGCTGATCTTTGCCTTTATGAAGGGAAGGAGCAAGGCCGAAATCGTGTTGTTCCGGCTAAAAAGTTATAG
- a CDS encoding LytTR family transcriptional regulator DNA-binding domain-containing protein: protein MVIVLLKTCVLLKIVKQILINTNLQTIEKALSKNKLIRCHKSYLVKPDGNFNPSRRTSADYYLALDMISL from the coding sequence GTGGTGATTGTATTATTGAAAACTTGTGTGCTTTTAAAAATCGTCAAACAAATATTAATTAATACCAATCTCCAAACAATTGAAAAAGCGCTAAGTAAAAACAAACTAATACGATGTCATAAATCATATTTAGTAAAGCCGGATGGCAATTTTAATCCTAGCCGAAGAACATCAGCCGACTATTATCTCGCTCTAGATATGATCTCGCTCTAG
- a CDS encoding glutathione S-transferase family protein: MNRVLYSGNRNASSWAFRAWLALKEQNIAFKEIIIDIRRPQRWKNLAEIGEFSPPAAVPVLNDDGFIIFDSNAIMEYASELGANSLLPLDIKARAKARSLVAWQHSTFGRICPCLYFESAFYPDKKSLSADEIQAIEKVYSIWEDSISQFSGEYLVGDYSLADIMFVPSVIRLTSHFQPDERWPNVQHWVNILLERPFIKEWLDDAYQLEPIYLPGYRNDL; this comes from the coding sequence ATGAATAGAGTTTTATATAGTGGTAATCGAAATGCATCTAGTTGGGCATTTCGCGCATGGCTCGCATTAAAAGAACAAAACATCGCTTTCAAAGAAATAATCATTGATATACGAAGACCACAACGATGGAAGAACTTAGCCGAAATAGGTGAATTTTCACCACCAGCAGCTGTGCCTGTGTTAAATGATGATGGATTTATTATATTTGACTCAAATGCCATCATGGAATACGCCAGCGAGCTAGGCGCTAATTCTTTGCTCCCTTTAGATATTAAGGCACGGGCGAAAGCAAGATCATTGGTTGCATGGCAGCACTCTACCTTTGGTCGTATATGTCCTTGTTTATATTTCGAAAGCGCATTTTATCCAGATAAAAAATCGTTATCTGCTGACGAAATTCAAGCAATAGAAAAAGTTTATTCTATTTGGGAGGATTCAATATCACAATTTAGCGGTGAATACTTGGTTGGCGATTATTCCTTAGCAGATATTATGTTTGTACCTTCTGTTATCAGGTTAACCTCTCACTTTCAGCCAGATGAACGTTGGCCAAATGTTCAACATTGGGTAAACATATTACTCGAACGCCCATTTATTAAAGAGTGGCTGGATGACGCTTATCAATTAGAACCCATTTATTTACCTGGCTACAGGAATGATCTATAA
- a CDS encoding Lrp/AsnC family transcriptional regulator: MDDFDRSILNILQINSRMSTEKMGDFVGLSPSACQRRIKKLKAQGIIKKEVAIIDRDKLEGLTTAIIDVSLEKGGERALDGFIDMLNNEKRVQQVYYTAGDVDFVLIIVVRNMSEFDSLTRRLLMSNCSGTINLAT; this comes from the coding sequence GTGGATGATTTTGATCGTTCGATTTTGAATATTCTGCAAATCAACAGCCGAATGAGCACAGAGAAGATGGGAGACTTTGTAGGGCTATCTCCGTCTGCTTGCCAGCGCAGAATTAAAAAGCTAAAAGCCCAAGGGATTATCAAAAAAGAAGTTGCGATAATTGATAGGGACAAGCTAGAAGGCTTAACGACGGCAATTATCGATGTGAGTCTAGAAAAAGGTGGGGAACGCGCACTAGACGGCTTTATTGATATGCTTAATAACGAAAAAAGAGTGCAGCAGGTTTACTACACTGCTGGAGATGTAGATTTTGTCTTGATCATTGTTGTTAGAAATATGAGTGAGTTTGACAGTCTGACTCGTCGGTTATTAATGTCTAACTGTAGTGGCACAATAAATTTGGCCACCTAA
- a CDS encoding MerR family transcriptional regulator, with translation MYRISELAQKVGLSRSTLLYYEKLKLISSERQSNGYRSYTEKDVQRVMLLQRLQAGGLTLKECLACLQAQIDRELLLHRLSVLDQEIAQKQKARELLSSMLGMNSMKEWHQSMENEAPLAHHDFLLKQGFSDKQAQRLKWLSKDMNEHEQYMTDFETIFQGLDRLGPGDEGDTLKALSFLPIRSGNVLEIGCGKGVTISLLAKHSTFNLTALDNDEYNLSCVQEVVEDQFAEHPVTTICASMEAMPFALEQFDVIWSEGSAYIMGVKQALKSWKSFIKNNGYLVMSDLVWLTNKRDVEPIEFWQENYPKMSTIEQRAKEMMKAGYEVVEHFTQSEQSWRNYLEPLKQRITQLTGEGLTSNSLNDLRKEVQIHEKYLGQYGYQVFVLKNIGTKHESKT, from the coding sequence ATGTACCGTATTTCTGAATTAGCACAAAAAGTAGGATTGAGCCGTTCCACTTTGCTCTATTACGAAAAACTCAAATTGATTTCTTCCGAACGGCAGAGCAATGGATATCGTTCGTATACGGAAAAAGACGTTCAACGAGTAATGTTATTGCAGCGACTGCAAGCAGGTGGACTGACCCTAAAAGAGTGCCTTGCATGTTTGCAAGCTCAAATAGACAGAGAGTTACTACTTCACAGACTGAGTGTATTGGATCAAGAAATAGCTCAAAAGCAAAAAGCAAGAGAGCTTCTTTCTTCAATGCTTGGTATGAACTCTATGAAAGAATGGCATCAGTCAATGGAAAATGAAGCACCATTAGCACACCATGATTTTTTGTTAAAACAAGGGTTCAGTGACAAGCAAGCCCAAAGACTAAAATGGCTGTCAAAGGACATGAATGAGCATGAGCAATACATGACTGACTTTGAAACTATTTTTCAAGGTTTGGATAGATTAGGGCCTGGAGATGAAGGCGATACTCTTAAAGCACTAAGCTTTTTACCTATTAGATCAGGCAATGTGTTAGAAATTGGTTGTGGCAAAGGCGTAACAATCTCCTTGTTAGCAAAACATTCGACTTTTAATTTAACGGCTCTAGATAATGATGAATACAACTTAAGTTGTGTTCAAGAAGTGGTTGAAGACCAATTTGCGGAACATCCAGTGACAACGATTTGTGCCAGTATGGAGGCGATGCCATTTGCCTTGGAGCAATTTGATGTTATCTGGTCAGAAGGTAGTGCTTATATCATGGGAGTAAAGCAGGCGCTCAAAAGTTGGAAGTCATTTATTAAGAATAATGGCTACTTAGTTATGAGTGATTTGGTTTGGTTGACTAATAAACGCGATGTCGAACCCATAGAGTTTTGGCAAGAAAACTATCCAAAAATGTCGACCATTGAACAACGAGCTAAAGAGATGATGAAAGCCGGTTATGAAGTAGTCGAGCACTTTACACAGAGCGAACAGTCTTGGCGTAACTACCTAGAACCATTGAAGCAAAGAATTACTCAGCTCACGGGTGAAGGTCTTACTTCAAATTCATTAAATGACTTACGAAAAGAAGTCCAGATACACGAAAAATACTTAGGCCAGTATGGTTACCAAGTATTTGTACTTAAGAACATAGGAACAAAACATGAAAGTAAGACATGA
- a CDS encoding GNAT family N-acetyltransferase: MKVRHENHTDIKKIESLIYRAFMNHPHHESGATPTEHLIVNKLRDTNALSLSLVYEDETGLIGHIAFSPVLIDGEESLWLGLGPVSVMPNRQGEGIGSALIQEGISQLQSKGIEGLVLLGEPEYYGRFGFLSQPELTLPDVPSEYFLALSLSNNVPTGEVAYHSAFFDN, translated from the coding sequence ATGAAAGTAAGACATGAGAACCACACAGACATTAAAAAAATAGAATCTCTAATTTACCGAGCTTTTATGAACCACCCGCACCATGAATCTGGGGCTACACCAACTGAGCACCTAATCGTAAACAAATTACGGGATACAAACGCATTATCACTCTCTCTGGTGTATGAAGATGAAACTGGACTCATTGGTCATATCGCCTTTTCACCGGTTTTAATTGATGGCGAGGAGTCACTTTGGCTGGGATTAGGGCCTGTTTCTGTAATGCCAAACCGTCAAGGTGAAGGTATTGGTAGTGCACTTATTCAAGAGGGGATATCACAACTTCAGTCTAAAGGCATTGAAGGACTGGTGTTACTCGGAGAACCAGAGTATTACGGTCGATTTGGCTTTTTGTCACAGCCAGAACTTACATTGCCTGATGTTCCGTCAGAGTATTTTTTAGCGCTATCGCTATCTAATAACGTTCCAACTGGTGAAGTAGCTTACCACTCTGCTTTTTTTGACAATTAA
- a CDS encoding alpha/beta fold hydrolase: protein MKHFTLTIIFLICISLNSASALGSQTSKFGIAISNDDEKIAYSVNGNGKTALMFVHGWSLDSRLWHNQISYFSAEHQVVTIDLAGHGNSSFNRNEYTMLAFANDIKAVIEKEGIDSAILIGHSMAGGVIAEAAKLMPNKVKGIIGVDTSQNVALKLSQADLDLMTKPFEDDFQAGINAFVKDSLPTNTEPELLYWVGEDMASAPKDIAINQFRNYLGQYVSGESYRIYKSITVPVVLVNARLWPTDSAENKKHIKDYSIYFIEDSGHFPMLEKPDEFNKVLLEAVKSIK from the coding sequence ATGAAACATTTTACACTTACTATTATTTTTCTAATTTGCATATCATTAAATAGCGCCAGCGCTTTAGGGAGCCAAACATCTAAATTTGGCATAGCTATATCAAATGATGATGAAAAAATTGCATATAGCGTTAATGGGAATGGGAAAACAGCATTAATGTTTGTACATGGTTGGAGTCTAGACAGTCGGCTCTGGCACAATCAAATTAGTTATTTTTCAGCCGAACATCAGGTTGTTACAATTGATTTAGCAGGGCATGGTAATTCGTCTTTCAATCGAAATGAATATACCATGCTAGCTTTCGCAAATGACATTAAAGCAGTCATAGAAAAAGAAGGTATAGATTCTGCCATATTGATTGGGCACTCAATGGCGGGGGGAGTTATAGCTGAAGCGGCTAAGTTAATGCCGAATAAAGTTAAGGGGATTATTGGTGTTGATACTTCACAAAATGTAGCCTTAAAGTTATCTCAAGCTGATCTAGACCTAATGACGAAGCCTTTTGAAGACGATTTTCAGGCGGGAATCAACGCATTTGTAAAAGATTCATTGCCTACGAACACTGAACCTGAGTTACTCTATTGGGTTGGAGAAGATATGGCTTCAGCACCAAAAGATATTGCGATTAATCAATTTCGTAATTATTTAGGCCAATATGTAAGTGGTGAGTCATATCGCATCTATAAGAGTATAACAGTGCCTGTTGTACTAGTGAATGCTCGATTATGGCCGACAGACTCGGCAGAGAATAAAAAGCATATCAAAGATTACAGCATTTACTTCATTGAGGACTCAGGACACTTTCCGATGCTAGAAAAACCTGATGAGTTTAATAAAGTTCTTTTGGAGGCGGTCAAGTCTATTAAATAG
- the nth gene encoding endonuclease III, which yields MNKEKRREILERLRADNPNPTTELEYTTPFELLIAVLLSAQATDVGVNKATRKLYPVANTPEAILALGVDGLKEYIKTIGLFNAKAENTIKTCKILIEKHNSQVPEDRAALEALPGVGRKTANVVLNTAFGWLKDNEGRYFLAVDTHIQRLANRTGYAKGKTVEQTEQAIIKNTPNKTEFMFNLHHWFILHGRYTCTARKPKCGSCIIEDLCEFKDKTE from the coding sequence ATGAATAAAGAAAAACGTAGAGAAATATTAGAACGTTTACGCGCAGATAATCCTAATCCAACTACAGAGCTAGAATACACCACCCCTTTCGAATTGCTTATTGCCGTATTATTATCTGCACAAGCAACTGATGTTGGCGTGAATAAAGCCACAAGAAAACTATATCCAGTTGCAAATACACCTGAAGCCATTCTTGCTTTAGGTGTAGATGGCTTGAAAGAATATATTAAAACCATCGGGCTATTTAACGCCAAAGCTGAAAATACCATTAAAACCTGCAAAATTTTAATAGAAAAACACAATTCGCAAGTGCCTGAAGACCGCGCCGCTCTGGAAGCCCTGCCCGGCGTAGGCAGAAAAACCGCTAATGTTGTACTTAATACTGCTTTCGGCTGGCTAAAAGATAATGAAGGTAGATACTTTCTCGCCGTTGATACTCATATCCAACGCCTTGCCAACCGAACTGGCTACGCAAAAGGTAAAACGGTTGAGCAAACAGAACAAGCCATCATAAAGAACACGCCAAACAAGACAGAGTTCATGTTTAACCTGCATCACTGGTTTATCTTGCATGGTCGATATACTTGTACAGCACGTAAACCTAAATGCGGTTCTTGTATCATAGAAGATCTTTGTGAGTTTAAAGATAAAACTGAATAA
- a CDS encoding electron transport complex subunit E, with product MNEIKNVSLQGLWLNNPALVQLLGLCPLLAVTATVTNALGLGIATLLVLVASNLTVSLVKNWVTKEIRIPVFVMIIAAFVTSVELLMSAFTYGLYQSLGIFIPLIVTNCAIIGRAEAFASKNSAPLAALDGLMMGLGFTLVLVVLGAFREILGQGTLFDGAELLLGEWAASLRIELFTSDTSFLLAILPPGAFIGMGLLIAAKNIIDAQLNERKKQLEPVKTIERARVTNITS from the coding sequence ATGAACGAGATTAAAAATGTCAGCCTGCAAGGCTTGTGGCTTAATAACCCCGCATTAGTTCAGCTTCTTGGTTTATGCCCTCTATTAGCGGTTACTGCAACCGTAACAAATGCATTAGGCTTAGGCATTGCCACGTTACTGGTGCTTGTCGCATCTAACCTTACTGTATCCTTGGTAAAAAATTGGGTAACCAAAGAAATCCGCATTCCTGTATTTGTAATGATTATTGCCGCTTTTGTAACATCAGTTGAATTGTTAATGAGCGCATTCACGTATGGTCTTTACCAATCATTAGGTATTTTTATTCCTCTTATCGTAACTAACTGCGCAATTATTGGCCGCGCAGAAGCCTTTGCTTCAAAAAACAGTGCACCACTTGCAGCGTTAGATGGGCTGATGATGGGCCTTGGCTTTACGCTAGTTTTGGTTGTCTTGGGGGCATTTAGAGAAATACTAGGACAGGGCACATTGTTTGATGGCGCAGAGCTACTACTTGGCGAATGGGCGGCATCACTTAGAATAGAGCTATTTACGTCTGATACCAGCTTTTTGTTAGCAATTTTGCCACCAGGCGCCTTTATAGGAATGGGGCTGCTTATTGCTGCTAAGAATATTATTGACGCGCAATTAAACGAGCGTAAAAAACAACTTGAGCCTGTTAAAACAATTGAACGCGCTCGCGTTACAAACATTACTAGTTAA
- the rsxG gene encoding electron transport complex subunit RsxG: MTKSMQKNGLLLAIFAVICTGLVAITHTLTKDRIAAQQQSELQKSITDVVSKDLYNNNLFDDCISVTSPEFLGNDQIKQVYRGRVNGEPAVLAIESTAPNGYSGSIELLTGFNINNEITGVRVINHKETPGLGDKVEIKKSDWITSFNGLKVEGEDDTRWAVRKDGGMFDQFTGATITPRAVVTAVKNTALYYQNNKKALFAPTQQNCRGELNERD; encoded by the coding sequence ATGACCAAATCAATGCAAAAAAATGGTCTGTTATTAGCTATCTTTGCCGTTATTTGTACTGGATTAGTTGCAATAACTCATACACTTACCAAAGATAGAATTGCTGCACAACAACAATCCGAACTACAAAAAAGCATCACTGATGTTGTCAGCAAAGATTTATACAATAATAATTTATTTGATGATTGCATCTCTGTCACATCGCCTGAATTTTTGGGCAATGACCAGATTAAACAAGTTTATCGTGGGCGTGTGAATGGCGAGCCAGCTGTGCTGGCTATTGAAAGCACGGCACCCAATGGCTACAGCGGAAGCATCGAACTCCTTACAGGCTTCAATATAAATAACGAGATCACCGGCGTAAGGGTTATCAACCACAAAGAAACCCCAGGGCTTGGTGATAAAGTAGAAATCAAAAAATCTGACTGGATTACATCATTTAACGGTCTAAAAGTTGAAGGTGAAGATGACACACGCTGGGCAGTAAGAAAAGACGGTGGTATGTTCGACCAATTTACAGGTGCCACAATAACGCCACGCGCTGTTGTAACAGCAGTAAAAAATACTGCACTTTATTACCAGAATAATAAAAAAGCACTTTTTGCACCAACTCAACAAAATTGCCGTGGTGAATTAAATGAACGAGATTAA
- the rsxD gene encoding electron transport complex subunit RsxD encodes MSFTLASSPHNHKRKTTSQLMLLVIYACIPAAIVQAYFFGWGNLIHIAIASFTAIAAEAVFLAIRNKAITPRLTDYSAILTGVLIGLSVPSFAPWWISFLGAAFAIIIVKQLYGGIGFNLFNPAMAAYVMLLISFPLQMTSWLPPVSLMQYELTIVDAFYAIFTGFSSAGYSIEQLRLGVDGITMATPLDTLKTDLTIGMTTTESMASPVFSLDSGLGLSGLGWEWINLAFFAGGMFLIFTKTINWHIPAGFLSGLFGCALIGFLISPDTVASPTFHIFSGAAMFGAFFIATDPVSASTTNKGRVIFGLLIGCLIYFIRVFGGYPDAIAFAVLLANMCVPLIDYYTRPTTYGHVKEVSK; translated from the coding sequence ATGAGTTTTACATTAGCTAGCTCACCACATAATCACAAGCGTAAAACCACCAGCCAACTAATGCTGTTAGTTATTTATGCCTGTATTCCCGCCGCCATTGTGCAAGCCTACTTTTTTGGTTGGGGCAATCTTATTCATATTGCAATCGCTTCTTTTACAGCCATTGCAGCTGAAGCGGTTTTTTTAGCTATTCGAAATAAAGCCATTACCCCAAGATTAACGGATTACAGTGCCATATTAACTGGTGTGCTTATCGGCTTGAGTGTGCCTTCATTTGCTCCTTGGTGGATTTCTTTTCTTGGCGCAGCATTTGCCATCATTATCGTAAAGCAACTATACGGTGGAATTGGCTTTAACCTATTCAACCCTGCTATGGCCGCCTACGTTATGTTGCTTATTTCATTTCCTTTACAAATGACATCATGGTTGCCACCAGTCTCATTAATGCAATACGAACTAACTATCGTAGACGCCTTTTATGCCATATTTACAGGATTTTCTAGCGCAGGTTATAGCATAGAGCAACTTCGTTTAGGCGTTGACGGAATAACGATGGCAACTCCGCTGGATACATTAAAAACAGATTTAACGATAGGCATGACAACAACAGAAAGTATGGCTAGTCCTGTCTTTTCGCTAGACTCAGGCTTAGGCTTGAGTGGGCTTGGTTGGGAATGGATTAATCTCGCCTTTTTTGCAGGCGGTATGTTTCTTATTTTCACTAAAACGATTAATTGGCATATACCAGCAGGCTTTTTAAGCGGCCTGTTTGGTTGCGCGCTTATTGGTTTCTTAATTTCACCTGATACTGTGGCGTCTCCCACGTTTCATATATTCAGTGGTGCTGCAATGTTTGGCGCTTTCTTCATTGCCACAGATCCTGTTTCAGCTTCTACAACCAATAAAGGTCGAGTTATTTTTGGCCTGCTAATCGGTTGTTTAATTTATTTTATCCGTGTTTTTGGCGGTTATCCTGACGCCATCGCTTTTGCTGTGTTGTTGGCCAATATGTGCGTACCGCTAATTGACTATTACACACGACCTACAACCTACGGACATGTTAAGGAAGTGTCTAAATGA